AAATGTCTATACTTTAAGTAGTAAGTTGCTTAAAGGAGGATGATTTGGAGATGTCAGTTCGCTATCGATGTCGGCATTGTGAAGTAGAAATAGGGACTCTCCCATTTGATGCAGATGATACAATTCGAAAGCTGCATATTTTCGAATTGGGAGAAGCGGATGATTATGTTGAGAAAGACCAACATGGACACACGACTGTGCACTGCATTTGTGAGCAATGTGAGGATTCGCTGAGACAATATCCAGATTATCATGCACTCAATAAATGGATTCAATAATTGGAGAGATGCTTTGACGCACATTGTATGCGTTCAAAGCTTTTTCCATTTAATATAATGAACAAAAAATTGATACGTATTATCGTACTA
This genomic stretch from Lysinibacillus pakistanensis harbors:
- a CDS encoding anti-sigma-F factor Fin, with the protein product MSVRYRCRHCEVEIGTLPFDADDTIRKLHIFELGEADDYVEKDQHGHTTVHCICEQCEDSLRQYPDYHALNKWIQ